A section of the Gasterosteus aculeatus chromosome 10, fGasAcu3.hap1.1, whole genome shotgun sequence genome encodes:
- the sgce gene encoding epsilon-sarcoglycan isoform X3: MMFTMSAAAVAVWLGTAHIVHAYHVEHVERNAPMERSTGGSKWRTSPYRDVVTILSRSHADRNVYPSAGVLFVHVLEREHFKGEFPPYPKSGDASSDPITFNTNLMGYPDRPGWLRYIQRTQRSDGVLYGSPTAEHVGKPSVIEITAYNRRTFETARHNLVVNIMATEEFPLPYQAEFYIRNMNVEEMLASEVLGDFLGAVKNVWQPERLNAINITSALDRGGRVPLPINDLKEGVYVMVGADVPFSSCLREVESPHNQLRCSQEMEPAISCDKKFRAHFHIDWCKISLVDINKVVPVYITRSEPGTGVLPEFGEYNPPSESLMGRNYFSDFLITLAVPSAVALVLFFILGYTMCCRREGVEKRNMQTPDIQLVHHGSIQKSTKELRSMSKNREISWPLSTLPVFNPVSGEVVPPIHPDNYETTSMPLMQTQTNLQNQITIPQQRPSGKWYS; the protein is encoded by the exons ATGATGTTCACCATGTCCGCTGCCGCCGTCGCGGTGTGGCTCGGCACGG CTCACATTGTGCATGCCTACCACGTGGAACACGTGGAGAGAAATGCCCCCATGGAGCGATCCACGGGGGGCTCGAAGTGGAGAACGTCCCCGTACAGAGACG TGGTCACCATCTTGTCGAGATCACACGCCGATCGGAACGTCTACCCGTCCGCGGGAGTGCTGTTTGTCCACGTTCTGGAGCGAGAGCACTTCAAAGGAGAGTTTCCTCCCTACCCCAAATCAG GTGACGCCAGCAGTGACCCGATCACTTTCAACACCAACCTAATGGGCTACCCCGACAGGCCGGGCTGGCTGCGCTACATCCAGAGGACCCAGCGCAGCGACGGAGTGCTGTACGGCTCGCCCACCGCCGAGCACGTGGGCAAGCCCTCCGTCATAGAG ATTACCGCCTACAACAGACGCACTTTCGAGACGGCACGGCACAACTTGGTCGTCAACATCATGGCCACGGAAG AGTTCCCTCTGCCCTACCAGGCGGAGTTTTACATCCGCAACATGAACGTGGAGGAGATGCTGGCCAGCGAGGTGCTGGGCGACTTCCTGGGGGCGGTGAAGAACGTGTGGCAGCCCGAGCGCCTCAACGCCATAAACATCACCTCAGCGCTGGACCGCGGCGGCCGTGTGCCCCTCCCCATCAACGACCTCAAAGAGGG AGTGTACGTGATGGTTGGCGCTGATGTTCCCTTCTCCTCGTGCTTGCGGGAGGTGGAAAGCCCGCACAACCAGCTTCGCTGCAGCCAGGAGATGGAGCCCGCCATCAGCTGCGACAAGAAGTTCAGGGCTCATTTTCACATCGACTGGTGCAAGATCTCTCTG GTCGACATCAACAAAGTGGTCCCGGTGTACATTACCCGTTCCGAGCCGGGAACCGGGGTGCTGCCTGAATTCGGGGAGTACAACCCGCCCTCTGAGTCCCTGATGGGCCGGAACTACTTCTCCGACTTCCTCATCACACTGGCGGTTCCCTCCGCTGTGGCTCTGGTGCTGTTCTTCATCCTCGGCTACACTATGTGCTGCCGACGGGAAGGGGT ggaaaaaagaaacatgcaaacaccAGA CATCCAGCTGGTTCACCACGGCTCCATCCAGAAGTCCACCAAGGAGCTGCGCAGCATGTCTAAGAACCGGGAGATCTCCTGGCCCCTCTCCACCCTGCCCGTCTTCAACCCGGTCAGCGGCGAGGTGGTGCCGCCCATCCACCCGGACAACTACGAGACCACCAGCATGCCCCTCATGCAGACACAGAC GAATCTGCAAAACCAGATTACGATACCACAGCAACGGCCATCAG GTAAATGGTATTCCTGA
- the sgce gene encoding epsilon-sarcoglycan isoform X5, protein MMFTMSAAAVAVWLGTVVTILSRSHADRNVYPSAGVLFVHVLEREHFKGEFPPYPKSGDASSDPITFNTNLMGYPDRPGWLRYIQRTQRSDGVLYGSPTAEHVGKPSVIEITAYNRRTFETARHNLVVNIMATEEFPLPYQAEFYIRNMNVEEMLASEVLGDFLGAVKNVWQPERLNAINITSALDRGGRVPLPINDLKEGVYVMVGADVPFSSCLREVESPHNQLRCSQEMEPAISCDKKFRAHFHIDWCKISLVDINKVVPVYITRSEPGTGVLPEFGEYNPPSESLMGRNYFSDFLITLAVPSAVALVLFFILGYTMCCRREGVEKRNMQTPDIQLVHHGSIQKSTKELRSMSKNREISWPLSTLPVFNPVSGEVVPPIHPDNYETTSMPLMQTQTNLQNQITIPQQRPSGDSYVMSTFRRLEVNGIPEERKVAEALDL, encoded by the exons ATGATGTTCACCATGTCCGCTGCCGCCGTCGCGGTGTGGCTCGGCACGG TGGTCACCATCTTGTCGAGATCACACGCCGATCGGAACGTCTACCCGTCCGCGGGAGTGCTGTTTGTCCACGTTCTGGAGCGAGAGCACTTCAAAGGAGAGTTTCCTCCCTACCCCAAATCAG GTGACGCCAGCAGTGACCCGATCACTTTCAACACCAACCTAATGGGCTACCCCGACAGGCCGGGCTGGCTGCGCTACATCCAGAGGACCCAGCGCAGCGACGGAGTGCTGTACGGCTCGCCCACCGCCGAGCACGTGGGCAAGCCCTCCGTCATAGAG ATTACCGCCTACAACAGACGCACTTTCGAGACGGCACGGCACAACTTGGTCGTCAACATCATGGCCACGGAAG AGTTCCCTCTGCCCTACCAGGCGGAGTTTTACATCCGCAACATGAACGTGGAGGAGATGCTGGCCAGCGAGGTGCTGGGCGACTTCCTGGGGGCGGTGAAGAACGTGTGGCAGCCCGAGCGCCTCAACGCCATAAACATCACCTCAGCGCTGGACCGCGGCGGCCGTGTGCCCCTCCCCATCAACGACCTCAAAGAGGG AGTGTACGTGATGGTTGGCGCTGATGTTCCCTTCTCCTCGTGCTTGCGGGAGGTGGAAAGCCCGCACAACCAGCTTCGCTGCAGCCAGGAGATGGAGCCCGCCATCAGCTGCGACAAGAAGTTCAGGGCTCATTTTCACATCGACTGGTGCAAGATCTCTCTG GTCGACATCAACAAAGTGGTCCCGGTGTACATTACCCGTTCCGAGCCGGGAACCGGGGTGCTGCCTGAATTCGGGGAGTACAACCCGCCCTCTGAGTCCCTGATGGGCCGGAACTACTTCTCCGACTTCCTCATCACACTGGCGGTTCCCTCCGCTGTGGCTCTGGTGCTGTTCTTCATCCTCGGCTACACTATGTGCTGCCGACGGGAAGGGGT ggaaaaaagaaacatgcaaacaccAGA CATCCAGCTGGTTCACCACGGCTCCATCCAGAAGTCCACCAAGGAGCTGCGCAGCATGTCTAAGAACCGGGAGATCTCCTGGCCCCTCTCCACCCTGCCCGTCTTCAACCCGGTCAGCGGCGAGGTGGTGCCGCCCATCCACCCGGACAACTACGAGACCACCAGCATGCCCCTCATGCAGACACAGAC GAATCTGCAAAACCAGATTACGATACCACAGCAACGGCCATCAG GAGATAGTTATGTCATGTCGACATTTCGAAGGCTGGAG GTAAATGGTATTCCTGAGGAGAGAAAGGTGGCTGAAGCGCTGGATTTGTGA
- the sgce gene encoding epsilon-sarcoglycan isoform X6: MMFTMSAAAVAVWLGTVVTILSRSHADRNVYPSAGVLFVHVLEREHFKGEFPPYPKSGDASSDPITFNTNLMGYPDRPGWLRYIQRTQRSDGVLYGSPTAEHVGKPSVIEITAYNRRTFETARHNLVVNIMATEEFPLPYQAEFYIRNMNVEEMLASEVLGDFLGAVKNVWQPERLNAINITSALDRGGRVPLPINDLKEGVYVMVGADVPFSSCLREVESPHNQLRCSQEMEPAISCDKKFRAHFHIDWCKISLVDINKVVPVYITRSEPGTGVLPEFGEYNPPSESLMGRNYFSDFLITLAVPSAVALVLFFILGYTMCCRREGVIQLVHHGSIQKSTKELRSMSKNREISWPLSTLPVFNPVSGEVVPPIHPDNYETTSMPLMQTQTNLQNQITIPQQRPSGDSYVMSTFRRLEVNGIPEERKVAEALDL, from the exons ATGATGTTCACCATGTCCGCTGCCGCCGTCGCGGTGTGGCTCGGCACGG TGGTCACCATCTTGTCGAGATCACACGCCGATCGGAACGTCTACCCGTCCGCGGGAGTGCTGTTTGTCCACGTTCTGGAGCGAGAGCACTTCAAAGGAGAGTTTCCTCCCTACCCCAAATCAG GTGACGCCAGCAGTGACCCGATCACTTTCAACACCAACCTAATGGGCTACCCCGACAGGCCGGGCTGGCTGCGCTACATCCAGAGGACCCAGCGCAGCGACGGAGTGCTGTACGGCTCGCCCACCGCCGAGCACGTGGGCAAGCCCTCCGTCATAGAG ATTACCGCCTACAACAGACGCACTTTCGAGACGGCACGGCACAACTTGGTCGTCAACATCATGGCCACGGAAG AGTTCCCTCTGCCCTACCAGGCGGAGTTTTACATCCGCAACATGAACGTGGAGGAGATGCTGGCCAGCGAGGTGCTGGGCGACTTCCTGGGGGCGGTGAAGAACGTGTGGCAGCCCGAGCGCCTCAACGCCATAAACATCACCTCAGCGCTGGACCGCGGCGGCCGTGTGCCCCTCCCCATCAACGACCTCAAAGAGGG AGTGTACGTGATGGTTGGCGCTGATGTTCCCTTCTCCTCGTGCTTGCGGGAGGTGGAAAGCCCGCACAACCAGCTTCGCTGCAGCCAGGAGATGGAGCCCGCCATCAGCTGCGACAAGAAGTTCAGGGCTCATTTTCACATCGACTGGTGCAAGATCTCTCTG GTCGACATCAACAAAGTGGTCCCGGTGTACATTACCCGTTCCGAGCCGGGAACCGGGGTGCTGCCTGAATTCGGGGAGTACAACCCGCCCTCTGAGTCCCTGATGGGCCGGAACTACTTCTCCGACTTCCTCATCACACTGGCGGTTCCCTCCGCTGTGGCTCTGGTGCTGTTCTTCATCCTCGGCTACACTATGTGCTGCCGACGGGAAGGGGT CATCCAGCTGGTTCACCACGGCTCCATCCAGAAGTCCACCAAGGAGCTGCGCAGCATGTCTAAGAACCGGGAGATCTCCTGGCCCCTCTCCACCCTGCCCGTCTTCAACCCGGTCAGCGGCGAGGTGGTGCCGCCCATCCACCCGGACAACTACGAGACCACCAGCATGCCCCTCATGCAGACACAGAC GAATCTGCAAAACCAGATTACGATACCACAGCAACGGCCATCAG GAGATAGTTATGTCATGTCGACATTTCGAAGGCTGGAG GTAAATGGTATTCCTGAGGAGAGAAAGGTGGCTGAAGCGCTGGATTTGTGA
- the sgce gene encoding epsilon-sarcoglycan isoform X1 — translation MMFTMSAAAVAVWLGTAHIVHAYHVEHVERNAPMERSTGGSKWRTSPYRDVVTILSRSHADRNVYPSAGVLFVHVLEREHFKGEFPPYPKSGDASSDPITFNTNLMGYPDRPGWLRYIQRTQRSDGVLYGSPTAEHVGKPSVIEITAYNRRTFETARHNLVVNIMATEEFPLPYQAEFYIRNMNVEEMLASEVLGDFLGAVKNVWQPERLNAINITSALDRGGRVPLPINDLKEGVYVMVGADVPFSSCLREVESPHNQLRCSQEMEPAISCDKKFRAHFHIDWCKISLVDINKVVPVYITRSEPGTGVLPEFGEYNPPSESLMGRNYFSDFLITLAVPSAVALVLFFILGYTMCCRREGVEKRNMQTPDIQLVHHGSIQKSTKELRSMSKNREISWPLSTLPVFNPVSGEVVPPIHPDNYETTSMPLMQTQTNLQNQITIPQQRPSGDSYVMSTFRRLEVNGIPEERKVAEALDL, via the exons ATGATGTTCACCATGTCCGCTGCCGCCGTCGCGGTGTGGCTCGGCACGG CTCACATTGTGCATGCCTACCACGTGGAACACGTGGAGAGAAATGCCCCCATGGAGCGATCCACGGGGGGCTCGAAGTGGAGAACGTCCCCGTACAGAGACG TGGTCACCATCTTGTCGAGATCACACGCCGATCGGAACGTCTACCCGTCCGCGGGAGTGCTGTTTGTCCACGTTCTGGAGCGAGAGCACTTCAAAGGAGAGTTTCCTCCCTACCCCAAATCAG GTGACGCCAGCAGTGACCCGATCACTTTCAACACCAACCTAATGGGCTACCCCGACAGGCCGGGCTGGCTGCGCTACATCCAGAGGACCCAGCGCAGCGACGGAGTGCTGTACGGCTCGCCCACCGCCGAGCACGTGGGCAAGCCCTCCGTCATAGAG ATTACCGCCTACAACAGACGCACTTTCGAGACGGCACGGCACAACTTGGTCGTCAACATCATGGCCACGGAAG AGTTCCCTCTGCCCTACCAGGCGGAGTTTTACATCCGCAACATGAACGTGGAGGAGATGCTGGCCAGCGAGGTGCTGGGCGACTTCCTGGGGGCGGTGAAGAACGTGTGGCAGCCCGAGCGCCTCAACGCCATAAACATCACCTCAGCGCTGGACCGCGGCGGCCGTGTGCCCCTCCCCATCAACGACCTCAAAGAGGG AGTGTACGTGATGGTTGGCGCTGATGTTCCCTTCTCCTCGTGCTTGCGGGAGGTGGAAAGCCCGCACAACCAGCTTCGCTGCAGCCAGGAGATGGAGCCCGCCATCAGCTGCGACAAGAAGTTCAGGGCTCATTTTCACATCGACTGGTGCAAGATCTCTCTG GTCGACATCAACAAAGTGGTCCCGGTGTACATTACCCGTTCCGAGCCGGGAACCGGGGTGCTGCCTGAATTCGGGGAGTACAACCCGCCCTCTGAGTCCCTGATGGGCCGGAACTACTTCTCCGACTTCCTCATCACACTGGCGGTTCCCTCCGCTGTGGCTCTGGTGCTGTTCTTCATCCTCGGCTACACTATGTGCTGCCGACGGGAAGGGGT ggaaaaaagaaacatgcaaacaccAGA CATCCAGCTGGTTCACCACGGCTCCATCCAGAAGTCCACCAAGGAGCTGCGCAGCATGTCTAAGAACCGGGAGATCTCCTGGCCCCTCTCCACCCTGCCCGTCTTCAACCCGGTCAGCGGCGAGGTGGTGCCGCCCATCCACCCGGACAACTACGAGACCACCAGCATGCCCCTCATGCAGACACAGAC GAATCTGCAAAACCAGATTACGATACCACAGCAACGGCCATCAG GAGATAGTTATGTCATGTCGACATTTCGAAGGCTGGAG GTAAATGGTATTCCTGAGGAGAGAAAGGTGGCTGAAGCGCTGGATTTGTGA
- the sgce gene encoding epsilon-sarcoglycan isoform X7: MMFTMSAAAVAVWLGTVVTILSRSHADRNVYPSAGVLFVHVLEREHFKGEFPPYPKSGDASSDPITFNTNLMGYPDRPGWLRYIQRTQRSDGVLYGSPTAEHVGKPSVIEITAYNRRTFETARHNLVVNIMATEEFPLPYQAEFYIRNMNVEEMLASEVLGDFLGAVKNVWQPERLNAINITSALDRGGRVPLPINDLKEGVYVMVGADVPFSSCLREVESPHNQLRCSQEMEPAISCDKKFRAHFHIDWCKISLVDINKVVPVYITRSEPGTGVLPEFGEYNPPSESLMGRNYFSDFLITLAVPSAVALVLFFILGYTMCCRREGVEKRNMQTPDIQLVHHGSIQKSTKELRSMSKNREISWPLSTLPVFNPVSGEVVPPIHPDNYETTSMPLMQTQTNLQNQITIPQQRPSGKWYS; encoded by the exons ATGATGTTCACCATGTCCGCTGCCGCCGTCGCGGTGTGGCTCGGCACGG TGGTCACCATCTTGTCGAGATCACACGCCGATCGGAACGTCTACCCGTCCGCGGGAGTGCTGTTTGTCCACGTTCTGGAGCGAGAGCACTTCAAAGGAGAGTTTCCTCCCTACCCCAAATCAG GTGACGCCAGCAGTGACCCGATCACTTTCAACACCAACCTAATGGGCTACCCCGACAGGCCGGGCTGGCTGCGCTACATCCAGAGGACCCAGCGCAGCGACGGAGTGCTGTACGGCTCGCCCACCGCCGAGCACGTGGGCAAGCCCTCCGTCATAGAG ATTACCGCCTACAACAGACGCACTTTCGAGACGGCACGGCACAACTTGGTCGTCAACATCATGGCCACGGAAG AGTTCCCTCTGCCCTACCAGGCGGAGTTTTACATCCGCAACATGAACGTGGAGGAGATGCTGGCCAGCGAGGTGCTGGGCGACTTCCTGGGGGCGGTGAAGAACGTGTGGCAGCCCGAGCGCCTCAACGCCATAAACATCACCTCAGCGCTGGACCGCGGCGGCCGTGTGCCCCTCCCCATCAACGACCTCAAAGAGGG AGTGTACGTGATGGTTGGCGCTGATGTTCCCTTCTCCTCGTGCTTGCGGGAGGTGGAAAGCCCGCACAACCAGCTTCGCTGCAGCCAGGAGATGGAGCCCGCCATCAGCTGCGACAAGAAGTTCAGGGCTCATTTTCACATCGACTGGTGCAAGATCTCTCTG GTCGACATCAACAAAGTGGTCCCGGTGTACATTACCCGTTCCGAGCCGGGAACCGGGGTGCTGCCTGAATTCGGGGAGTACAACCCGCCCTCTGAGTCCCTGATGGGCCGGAACTACTTCTCCGACTTCCTCATCACACTGGCGGTTCCCTCCGCTGTGGCTCTGGTGCTGTTCTTCATCCTCGGCTACACTATGTGCTGCCGACGGGAAGGGGT ggaaaaaagaaacatgcaaacaccAGA CATCCAGCTGGTTCACCACGGCTCCATCCAGAAGTCCACCAAGGAGCTGCGCAGCATGTCTAAGAACCGGGAGATCTCCTGGCCCCTCTCCACCCTGCCCGTCTTCAACCCGGTCAGCGGCGAGGTGGTGCCGCCCATCCACCCGGACAACTACGAGACCACCAGCATGCCCCTCATGCAGACACAGAC GAATCTGCAAAACCAGATTACGATACCACAGCAACGGCCATCAG GTAAATGGTATTCCTGA
- the sgce gene encoding epsilon-sarcoglycan isoform X4, producing MMFTMSAAAVAVWLGTAHIVHAYHVEHVERNAPMERSTGGSKWRTSPYRDVVTILSRSHADRNVYPSAGVLFVHVLEREHFKGEFPPYPKSGDASSDPITFNTNLMGYPDRPGWLRYIQRTQRSDGVLYGSPTAEHVGKPSVIEITAYNRRTFETARHNLVVNIMATEEFPLPYQAEFYIRNMNVEEMLASEVLGDFLGAVKNVWQPERLNAINITSALDRGGRVPLPINDLKEGVYVMVGADVPFSSCLREVESPHNQLRCSQEMEPAISCDKKFRAHFHIDWCKISLVDINKVVPVYITRSEPGTGVLPEFGEYNPPSESLMGRNYFSDFLITLAVPSAVALVLFFILGYTMCCRREGVIQLVHHGSIQKSTKELRSMSKNREISWPLSTLPVFNPVSGEVVPPIHPDNYETTSMPLMQTQTNLQNQITIPQQRPSGKWYS from the exons ATGATGTTCACCATGTCCGCTGCCGCCGTCGCGGTGTGGCTCGGCACGG CTCACATTGTGCATGCCTACCACGTGGAACACGTGGAGAGAAATGCCCCCATGGAGCGATCCACGGGGGGCTCGAAGTGGAGAACGTCCCCGTACAGAGACG TGGTCACCATCTTGTCGAGATCACACGCCGATCGGAACGTCTACCCGTCCGCGGGAGTGCTGTTTGTCCACGTTCTGGAGCGAGAGCACTTCAAAGGAGAGTTTCCTCCCTACCCCAAATCAG GTGACGCCAGCAGTGACCCGATCACTTTCAACACCAACCTAATGGGCTACCCCGACAGGCCGGGCTGGCTGCGCTACATCCAGAGGACCCAGCGCAGCGACGGAGTGCTGTACGGCTCGCCCACCGCCGAGCACGTGGGCAAGCCCTCCGTCATAGAG ATTACCGCCTACAACAGACGCACTTTCGAGACGGCACGGCACAACTTGGTCGTCAACATCATGGCCACGGAAG AGTTCCCTCTGCCCTACCAGGCGGAGTTTTACATCCGCAACATGAACGTGGAGGAGATGCTGGCCAGCGAGGTGCTGGGCGACTTCCTGGGGGCGGTGAAGAACGTGTGGCAGCCCGAGCGCCTCAACGCCATAAACATCACCTCAGCGCTGGACCGCGGCGGCCGTGTGCCCCTCCCCATCAACGACCTCAAAGAGGG AGTGTACGTGATGGTTGGCGCTGATGTTCCCTTCTCCTCGTGCTTGCGGGAGGTGGAAAGCCCGCACAACCAGCTTCGCTGCAGCCAGGAGATGGAGCCCGCCATCAGCTGCGACAAGAAGTTCAGGGCTCATTTTCACATCGACTGGTGCAAGATCTCTCTG GTCGACATCAACAAAGTGGTCCCGGTGTACATTACCCGTTCCGAGCCGGGAACCGGGGTGCTGCCTGAATTCGGGGAGTACAACCCGCCCTCTGAGTCCCTGATGGGCCGGAACTACTTCTCCGACTTCCTCATCACACTGGCGGTTCCCTCCGCTGTGGCTCTGGTGCTGTTCTTCATCCTCGGCTACACTATGTGCTGCCGACGGGAAGGGGT CATCCAGCTGGTTCACCACGGCTCCATCCAGAAGTCCACCAAGGAGCTGCGCAGCATGTCTAAGAACCGGGAGATCTCCTGGCCCCTCTCCACCCTGCCCGTCTTCAACCCGGTCAGCGGCGAGGTGGTGCCGCCCATCCACCCGGACAACTACGAGACCACCAGCATGCCCCTCATGCAGACACAGAC GAATCTGCAAAACCAGATTACGATACCACAGCAACGGCCATCAG GTAAATGGTATTCCTGA
- the sgce gene encoding epsilon-sarcoglycan isoform X8, producing the protein MMFTMSAAAVAVWLGTVVTILSRSHADRNVYPSAGVLFVHVLEREHFKGEFPPYPKSGDASSDPITFNTNLMGYPDRPGWLRYIQRTQRSDGVLYGSPTAEHVGKPSVIEITAYNRRTFETARHNLVVNIMATEEFPLPYQAEFYIRNMNVEEMLASEVLGDFLGAVKNVWQPERLNAINITSALDRGGRVPLPINDLKEGVYVMVGADVPFSSCLREVESPHNQLRCSQEMEPAISCDKKFRAHFHIDWCKISLVDINKVVPVYITRSEPGTGVLPEFGEYNPPSESLMGRNYFSDFLITLAVPSAVALVLFFILGYTMCCRREGVIQLVHHGSIQKSTKELRSMSKNREISWPLSTLPVFNPVSGEVVPPIHPDNYETTSMPLMQTQTNLQNQITIPQQRPSGKWYS; encoded by the exons ATGATGTTCACCATGTCCGCTGCCGCCGTCGCGGTGTGGCTCGGCACGG TGGTCACCATCTTGTCGAGATCACACGCCGATCGGAACGTCTACCCGTCCGCGGGAGTGCTGTTTGTCCACGTTCTGGAGCGAGAGCACTTCAAAGGAGAGTTTCCTCCCTACCCCAAATCAG GTGACGCCAGCAGTGACCCGATCACTTTCAACACCAACCTAATGGGCTACCCCGACAGGCCGGGCTGGCTGCGCTACATCCAGAGGACCCAGCGCAGCGACGGAGTGCTGTACGGCTCGCCCACCGCCGAGCACGTGGGCAAGCCCTCCGTCATAGAG ATTACCGCCTACAACAGACGCACTTTCGAGACGGCACGGCACAACTTGGTCGTCAACATCATGGCCACGGAAG AGTTCCCTCTGCCCTACCAGGCGGAGTTTTACATCCGCAACATGAACGTGGAGGAGATGCTGGCCAGCGAGGTGCTGGGCGACTTCCTGGGGGCGGTGAAGAACGTGTGGCAGCCCGAGCGCCTCAACGCCATAAACATCACCTCAGCGCTGGACCGCGGCGGCCGTGTGCCCCTCCCCATCAACGACCTCAAAGAGGG AGTGTACGTGATGGTTGGCGCTGATGTTCCCTTCTCCTCGTGCTTGCGGGAGGTGGAAAGCCCGCACAACCAGCTTCGCTGCAGCCAGGAGATGGAGCCCGCCATCAGCTGCGACAAGAAGTTCAGGGCTCATTTTCACATCGACTGGTGCAAGATCTCTCTG GTCGACATCAACAAAGTGGTCCCGGTGTACATTACCCGTTCCGAGCCGGGAACCGGGGTGCTGCCTGAATTCGGGGAGTACAACCCGCCCTCTGAGTCCCTGATGGGCCGGAACTACTTCTCCGACTTCCTCATCACACTGGCGGTTCCCTCCGCTGTGGCTCTGGTGCTGTTCTTCATCCTCGGCTACACTATGTGCTGCCGACGGGAAGGGGT CATCCAGCTGGTTCACCACGGCTCCATCCAGAAGTCCACCAAGGAGCTGCGCAGCATGTCTAAGAACCGGGAGATCTCCTGGCCCCTCTCCACCCTGCCCGTCTTCAACCCGGTCAGCGGCGAGGTGGTGCCGCCCATCCACCCGGACAACTACGAGACCACCAGCATGCCCCTCATGCAGACACAGAC GAATCTGCAAAACCAGATTACGATACCACAGCAACGGCCATCAG GTAAATGGTATTCCTGA
- the sgce gene encoding epsilon-sarcoglycan isoform X2, giving the protein MMFTMSAAAVAVWLGTAHIVHAYHVEHVERNAPMERSTGGSKWRTSPYRDVVTILSRSHADRNVYPSAGVLFVHVLEREHFKGEFPPYPKSGDASSDPITFNTNLMGYPDRPGWLRYIQRTQRSDGVLYGSPTAEHVGKPSVIEITAYNRRTFETARHNLVVNIMATEEFPLPYQAEFYIRNMNVEEMLASEVLGDFLGAVKNVWQPERLNAINITSALDRGGRVPLPINDLKEGVYVMVGADVPFSSCLREVESPHNQLRCSQEMEPAISCDKKFRAHFHIDWCKISLVDINKVVPVYITRSEPGTGVLPEFGEYNPPSESLMGRNYFSDFLITLAVPSAVALVLFFILGYTMCCRREGVIQLVHHGSIQKSTKELRSMSKNREISWPLSTLPVFNPVSGEVVPPIHPDNYETTSMPLMQTQTNLQNQITIPQQRPSGDSYVMSTFRRLEVNGIPEERKVAEALDL; this is encoded by the exons ATGATGTTCACCATGTCCGCTGCCGCCGTCGCGGTGTGGCTCGGCACGG CTCACATTGTGCATGCCTACCACGTGGAACACGTGGAGAGAAATGCCCCCATGGAGCGATCCACGGGGGGCTCGAAGTGGAGAACGTCCCCGTACAGAGACG TGGTCACCATCTTGTCGAGATCACACGCCGATCGGAACGTCTACCCGTCCGCGGGAGTGCTGTTTGTCCACGTTCTGGAGCGAGAGCACTTCAAAGGAGAGTTTCCTCCCTACCCCAAATCAG GTGACGCCAGCAGTGACCCGATCACTTTCAACACCAACCTAATGGGCTACCCCGACAGGCCGGGCTGGCTGCGCTACATCCAGAGGACCCAGCGCAGCGACGGAGTGCTGTACGGCTCGCCCACCGCCGAGCACGTGGGCAAGCCCTCCGTCATAGAG ATTACCGCCTACAACAGACGCACTTTCGAGACGGCACGGCACAACTTGGTCGTCAACATCATGGCCACGGAAG AGTTCCCTCTGCCCTACCAGGCGGAGTTTTACATCCGCAACATGAACGTGGAGGAGATGCTGGCCAGCGAGGTGCTGGGCGACTTCCTGGGGGCGGTGAAGAACGTGTGGCAGCCCGAGCGCCTCAACGCCATAAACATCACCTCAGCGCTGGACCGCGGCGGCCGTGTGCCCCTCCCCATCAACGACCTCAAAGAGGG AGTGTACGTGATGGTTGGCGCTGATGTTCCCTTCTCCTCGTGCTTGCGGGAGGTGGAAAGCCCGCACAACCAGCTTCGCTGCAGCCAGGAGATGGAGCCCGCCATCAGCTGCGACAAGAAGTTCAGGGCTCATTTTCACATCGACTGGTGCAAGATCTCTCTG GTCGACATCAACAAAGTGGTCCCGGTGTACATTACCCGTTCCGAGCCGGGAACCGGGGTGCTGCCTGAATTCGGGGAGTACAACCCGCCCTCTGAGTCCCTGATGGGCCGGAACTACTTCTCCGACTTCCTCATCACACTGGCGGTTCCCTCCGCTGTGGCTCTGGTGCTGTTCTTCATCCTCGGCTACACTATGTGCTGCCGACGGGAAGGGGT CATCCAGCTGGTTCACCACGGCTCCATCCAGAAGTCCACCAAGGAGCTGCGCAGCATGTCTAAGAACCGGGAGATCTCCTGGCCCCTCTCCACCCTGCCCGTCTTCAACCCGGTCAGCGGCGAGGTGGTGCCGCCCATCCACCCGGACAACTACGAGACCACCAGCATGCCCCTCATGCAGACACAGAC GAATCTGCAAAACCAGATTACGATACCACAGCAACGGCCATCAG GAGATAGTTATGTCATGTCGACATTTCGAAGGCTGGAG GTAAATGGTATTCCTGAGGAGAGAAAGGTGGCTGAAGCGCTGGATTTGTGA